A genomic segment from Bradyrhizobium diazoefficiens USDA 110 encodes:
- a CDS encoding nitric oxide reductase activation protein NorD, translating into MLDFLELEETVGRAWHRMVGGTASYPVHADHAVSLSEVRGRIAVMFRALGGEAGVQIASAGARKSGHRLGWRQRIGLGDERLKQPGRDAATIFLPDRMAIFPDRELNACLYRWLAAWFAVAPIETIVEADPLRRDLLVLRRAAETAVFVLTQFPGLVADYAQLAAATAAARPRRPLPRIEQEIEQIVLALLGAGPAPVGKLWPAMMGTEPLPDKAPPGYHSILPCPLWGDCWTRELSPAHAGEDECADGAEPAAQDNRKRFAVREREDGANRRDPFVLNRFEKILAMAEMVNVDRPADDSDDEDAQKAADDLEEITLSRRSGKPASRFKFDLDLPPEALDASRLNADLTYPEWDYRSSSYLSDHCRVLAGAASERGESWTPDETMRRHIRQVRRRFEILRPRHELMRAQADGHDLDLDALVRARCDLRAGGNGAGLDRVHMAMRPQGHDLAVTLLADVSLSTDAWVDGYRVLDVEKEALLVLAHGLSACGDHHSILTFTSRRRSWVRLETIKAFGEPMSGLVERRIGALKPGYYTRIGAAVRHASAELARQPQRKKLLLVLTDGKPNDVDHYEGRFAVEDTRKSVQEARRLGIAVFGVTVDATAQSYFPTLFGRGGYAIVGNIKRLPAALPAIYRQVAH; encoded by the coding sequence ATGCTCGACTTCCTCGAACTGGAGGAAACGGTCGGCCGTGCCTGGCACCGGATGGTTGGTGGCACCGCGAGCTATCCGGTTCACGCCGATCACGCGGTGTCGCTTTCGGAGGTGAGAGGCCGGATCGCGGTGATGTTCCGCGCGCTGGGCGGCGAGGCCGGCGTGCAGATCGCAAGCGCCGGCGCCCGCAAGTCCGGGCACCGGCTCGGCTGGCGGCAACGCATCGGCCTCGGCGACGAGCGCCTCAAGCAGCCGGGCCGCGACGCCGCAACCATCTTCCTGCCCGATCGCATGGCGATCTTTCCCGACCGCGAGCTCAACGCATGCCTCTATCGCTGGCTCGCGGCATGGTTCGCGGTCGCGCCGATCGAGACGATTGTGGAGGCCGATCCGCTTAGGCGCGATCTGCTGGTGTTGCGCCGCGCCGCCGAAACGGCGGTCTTTGTGCTCACGCAGTTTCCCGGGCTCGTCGCCGATTACGCGCAGCTTGCCGCGGCAACCGCCGCGGCCCGGCCGCGGCGTCCGTTGCCGCGCATCGAGCAGGAGATCGAGCAGATCGTTCTCGCTCTGCTCGGAGCGGGACCTGCGCCCGTGGGCAAATTATGGCCGGCGATGATGGGAACGGAGCCGCTGCCGGACAAGGCGCCGCCGGGCTATCATTCGATCCTGCCGTGCCCGCTCTGGGGCGATTGCTGGACGCGCGAGCTGTCGCCCGCGCATGCCGGCGAGGACGAGTGCGCTGATGGCGCGGAGCCCGCAGCCCAGGACAATCGCAAGCGTTTCGCCGTCCGCGAGCGCGAGGACGGCGCCAATCGCCGCGATCCCTTCGTGCTCAACCGCTTCGAGAAGATTTTGGCGATGGCCGAGATGGTCAATGTCGATCGCCCGGCCGACGACAGCGATGACGAAGACGCACAGAAGGCGGCCGACGATCTCGAGGAGATCACGCTCAGCCGCCGCAGCGGCAAGCCGGCGAGCCGCTTCAAATTCGATCTCGACCTGCCGCCGGAAGCCCTCGACGCCTCGCGCCTGAACGCGGATTTGACCTATCCCGAATGGGATTATCGCAGCAGCTCCTATCTGTCCGATCATTGCCGCGTGCTCGCCGGCGCGGCCTCCGAGCGAGGTGAGAGCTGGACGCCGGACGAGACCATGCGCCGGCACATCCGCCAGGTGCGCCGCCGCTTCGAGATCCTGCGGCCGCGCCACGAATTGATGCGTGCGCAGGCCGACGGACACGATCTCGATCTTGATGCGCTCGTGCGCGCGCGGTGCGATCTTCGCGCCGGCGGCAATGGCGCGGGTCTTGATCGCGTCCACATGGCGATGCGGCCGCAAGGGCACGATCTCGCCGTCACGCTGCTCGCGGACGTCTCACTCTCGACGGATGCCTGGGTTGACGGCTACCGCGTGCTCGACGTCGAGAAGGAGGCGTTGCTCGTGCTCGCACACGGGCTGTCGGCCTGCGGCGACCACCACAGCATCCTGACCTTCACCTCGCGCCGGCGGTCCTGGGTGCGGCTCGAAACGATCAAGGCGTTCGGCGAGCCGATGAGCGGACTGGTCGAGCGCCGGATCGGCGCGCTCAAGCCCGGTTATTATACGCGGATCGGCGCCGCAGTGCGCCACGCCTCGGCCGAGCTGGCGCGCCAGCCGCAGCGCAAGAAGCTGCTGCTCGTCCTCACCGACGGCAAGCCGAACGACGTCGATCACTATGAGGGGCGCTTTGCGGTCGAGGACACCAGGAAGTCCGTGCAGGAAGCGCGCCGGCTCGGCATCGCCGTCTTCGGCGTGACGGTCGACGCGACCGCGCAATCCTATTTTCCAACGCTGTTCGGGCGCGGCGGCTATGCGATCGTCGGCAACATCAAGCGATTGCCTGCGGCGCTGCCGGCGATCTACCGGCAGGTGGCGCATTGA
- a CDS encoding HAD family hydrolase, translated as MDQGRPKPDLIIFDCDGVLVDSELLSCRCLSEVLAEFGLALSEEQALELFLGRSTRAIEQHYRDLGQVVPDGFLPRLKSRVLETFSASLEPIPGVGAVISGLAAPFCVASSSDIDRVSLSLDVTGLRAHFGARLYTAQMVRHGKPAPDLFLHAAAQMGAEPARTLVIEDSVSGVQAGRAAGMTVWGFVGGSHYRARDGRAILSAAGTDRVFARMSDFWEM; from the coding sequence ATGGACCAAGGCCGGCCAAAACCCGATCTCATCATCTTCGATTGTGACGGCGTGCTCGTCGATAGCGAGCTCTTGAGCTGCCGGTGCTTGTCCGAGGTGCTGGCCGAATTCGGCCTCGCGCTCAGCGAGGAGCAGGCGCTCGAGCTGTTTCTCGGGCGCAGCACCAGGGCGATCGAGCAGCACTACCGTGATCTCGGGCAGGTCGTGCCGGATGGCTTCCTGCCGCGATTGAAGTCGCGTGTGCTGGAGACGTTCTCTGCTTCGCTCGAGCCGATCCCCGGGGTAGGGGCGGTGATCTCCGGGCTCGCCGCGCCGTTCTGCGTGGCCTCGTCCAGCGACATCGACCGAGTCTCGCTCTCGCTCGATGTCACCGGCCTTCGGGCGCATTTCGGCGCGCGGCTCTACACAGCGCAGATGGTCAGGCACGGCAAGCCGGCGCCGGATCTCTTTCTTCACGCGGCGGCGCAGATGGGCGCGGAGCCCGCGCGCACGCTGGTGATCGAGGACAGCGTCAGCGGTGTGCAGGCCGGCAGGGCGGCCGGCATGACCGTATGGGGATTTGTCGGCGGCAGCCATTATCGCGCCCGCGACGGCCGCGCTATATTGTCCGCCGCCGGGACCGATCGGGTCTTCGCGCGCATGAGCGATTTCTGGGAGATGTGA
- a CDS encoding sugar-binding transcriptional regulator, which yields MAAENDKSRLDDAARAGWLYFIAGHTQDEIAKMLQVSRASAQRLVSLCLAERLITFRLEHPIAACMELAARLKERFDLVHCEVVPEDPAAPQATAGIAERCANLLDSTLRSETPVIVALGTGRAVRAAVERVTPIDRPNHQIVSLVGNISADGSASFYDTVGRLADRTGARHYPMPLPFLMSSEDERNRMVRIEPIAKVKAVAAKADLRLVGIGQMDQKAQVHIDGFVTRDELFEMMRQGAIGEITGWAYDAKGRLLKAGTNKRLTSIPPEVPAKTTTIGAAVGAAKVPAIAAALSGGLINGLITDEATARAILER from the coding sequence ATGGCCGCCGAGAACGACAAGTCGAGACTCGACGACGCCGCGCGGGCCGGCTGGCTCTATTTCATTGCCGGCCACACCCAGGACGAGATCGCAAAAATGCTCCAGGTCTCGCGCGCCTCGGCGCAGCGGCTGGTCTCGCTCTGCCTTGCCGAGCGGCTGATCACCTTCCGGCTCGAACATCCCATCGCCGCCTGCATGGAATTGGCGGCGCGTCTGAAGGAGCGGTTCGATCTCGTCCATTGCGAGGTGGTGCCAGAAGATCCCGCCGCGCCGCAGGCGACCGCCGGCATTGCCGAGCGCTGCGCCAACCTGCTCGATTCCACGCTGCGCTCCGAAACGCCCGTCATCGTCGCGCTCGGCACCGGGCGGGCGGTGCGCGCCGCGGTCGAGCGCGTCACGCCGATCGACCGGCCCAATCACCAGATCGTTTCGCTGGTCGGCAACATCTCCGCCGACGGTTCGGCGAGCTTCTACGACACCGTCGGGCGGCTCGCCGACCGCACCGGGGCGCGGCACTACCCGATGCCGCTGCCGTTCCTCATGTCGTCGGAGGACGAGCGCAACAGGATGGTGCGCATCGAGCCGATCGCCAAGGTGAAGGCGGTCGCGGCCAAGGCGGATCTGCGCCTCGTCGGCATCGGCCAGATGGACCAGAAGGCGCAGGTCCATATCGACGGCTTCGTCACCCGCGACGAACTGTTCGAGATGATGCGGCAGGGGGCGATCGGCGAGATTACCGGCTGGGCCTATGACGCCAAGGGCCGCCTGCTCAAGGCCGGCACCAACAAGCGCCTCACCAGCATCCCGCCGGAAGTTCCGGCGAAGACCACGACCATTGGCGCCGCGGTCGGCGCCGCCAAGGTCCCGGCGATCGCGGCAGCCTTGAGCGGAGGGCTGATCAACGGCCTGATCACCGACGAGGCGACGGCAAGGGCGATCCTGGAGCGCTGA
- a CDS encoding carbohydrate ABC transporter permease — MATRQTQFLARALLTPAVGLLFIWMIVPLALTIYFSTLHYSLLDPGSEEFVGLENFRYFLTDPAFLASLQNTLVLVGSVLAMTILLGIPLALLMDQPVIGRNIVRLMVIAPFFVMPTVSALVWKNLLMHPVSGLFAWLAKLFGLTPIDWFNDVPLFAVILIVAWQWLPFATLILLTALQSLDEEQKEAAEMDGASAVSAFIYITLPHLARPITVVILIETIFLLTVFAEIFVTTGGGPGLQTTNIAFLIYSQALIQFDVGSASAGGLVAVVIANVVAFFLVRIVGRNLEA; from the coding sequence ATGGCAACCCGGCAGACGCAGTTTCTGGCGCGCGCGCTCCTGACCCCGGCCGTCGGGCTGCTCTTCATCTGGATGATCGTCCCGCTCGCGCTGACGATCTATTTCTCGACGCTGCACTACAGCCTGCTCGATCCCGGCTCGGAAGAATTCGTCGGGCTGGAAAACTTCCGCTACTTCCTCACCGATCCCGCTTTCCTCGCGTCGCTCCAGAACACGCTGGTGCTGGTCGGCTCGGTATTGGCCATGACCATTCTGCTCGGCATTCCCTTGGCGTTGCTGATGGACCAGCCCGTGATCGGCCGCAACATCGTGCGCCTGATGGTGATCGCGCCGTTCTTCGTGATGCCGACGGTGAGCGCGCTGGTCTGGAAGAACCTGTTGATGCACCCGGTGTCCGGGCTGTTCGCCTGGCTCGCCAAGCTGTTCGGATTGACGCCGATCGACTGGTTCAACGACGTGCCGCTGTTCGCGGTGATCCTGATCGTCGCCTGGCAATGGCTGCCGTTCGCGACGCTCATCCTGCTGACCGCGCTGCAATCGCTCGACGAGGAGCAGAAGGAGGCCGCCGAAATGGATGGCGCGAGCGCCGTCTCGGCCTTCATCTACATCACGCTGCCGCATCTGGCGCGTCCCATCACCGTGGTGATCCTGATCGAGACCATTTTCCTGCTCACCGTGTTCGCCGAGATCTTCGTCACCACCGGCGGCGGGCCGGGCCTGCAGACCACCAACATCGCCTTCCTGATCTATTCGCAGGCGCTGATCCAGTTCGACGTCGGCAGCGCCTCCGCCGGTGGCCTCGTCGCGGTGGTGATCGCCAACGTCGTCGCCTTCTTCCTCGTCCGCATCGTCGGCCGCAATTTGGAGGCCTGA
- a CDS encoding ABC transporter ATP-binding protein: protein MGQITLQDVQKSFGPVHIIKGADLDIADGSFVVFVGPSGCGKTTLLRLIAGLEDVSGGKILIDGKNVVDTPPAKRGLSMVFQSYALYPHMSVRGNIGFGLKMAGLPKDEINRKVEAAAATLNLTPYLDRKPRELSGGQRQRVAIGRAIVREPKAFLFDEPLSNLDAALRVQMRIEVTRLQKQLGTTAIYVTHDQVEAMTMADKIVVLNGGKIEQYGSPLELYEKPANLFVAGFIGSPKMNFVTGELARQQGAATIGVRPEHLRIERDGAGGWQGTIAVAEHLGSDTFLYVDAGPLGMLTARYIGELSLHAGDHVSLVPDPARIHRFDASGNALRG from the coding sequence ATGGGTCAGATCACACTTCAGGACGTGCAGAAATCCTTCGGCCCCGTGCACATCATCAAGGGCGCAGATCTCGACATTGCCGACGGCTCCTTCGTGGTGTTCGTCGGTCCCTCCGGCTGCGGCAAGACCACGCTGTTGCGGCTGATCGCCGGCCTCGAGGACGTCTCCGGCGGCAAGATCCTGATCGACGGCAAGAACGTCGTCGACACGCCGCCCGCCAAGCGCGGGTTATCCATGGTGTTCCAGTCCTACGCGCTCTATCCGCACATGAGCGTGCGCGGCAATATCGGCTTCGGCCTGAAGATGGCGGGGCTGCCCAAGGACGAGATCAACCGCAAGGTCGAGGCCGCCGCCGCGACGCTGAACCTCACGCCCTATCTCGACCGCAAGCCGCGCGAGCTTTCCGGCGGCCAGCGCCAGCGCGTCGCGATCGGCCGCGCCATCGTGCGCGAGCCCAAGGCGTTCCTGTTCGACGAGCCGCTGTCGAACCTGGATGCCGCGCTCCGCGTACAGATGCGCATCGAGGTGACGCGGCTCCAGAAGCAGCTCGGCACCACCGCGATCTACGTCACCCATGACCAGGTCGAGGCCATGACCATGGCCGACAAGATCGTCGTGCTCAACGGCGGCAAGATCGAGCAATATGGCTCGCCGCTGGAGCTTTACGAGAAGCCTGCCAATCTCTTCGTCGCCGGCTTCATCGGCTCGCCCAAGATGAACTTCGTCACCGGCGAACTCGCCAGGCAGCAAGGCGCGGCCACGATCGGCGTGCGTCCGGAGCACCTCAGGATCGAGCGCGATGGCGCCGGCGGCTGGCAGGGGACGATCGCGGTTGCCGAGCATCTCGGCAGCGACACCTTTCTCTACGTCGATGCCGGTCCGCTCGGCATGCTGACCGCGCGCTACATCGGCGAATTGAGCCTGCATGCCGGCGATCACGTGTCGCTGGTGCCGGACCCCGCGCGGATCCACCGCTTCGATGCGAGCGGCAACGCGCTTCGCGGCTGA
- a CDS encoding SDR family NAD(P)-dependent oxidoreductase: MYLEKFKLDGKTAFITGGGQGIGLACAEALAEAGARVVIGDRDSKVADSAKASLKAKGFDAETAIMDVTDTRRVAEVANDLVARHGKVDILVNNAGIARSETPAETVTDEHWLNVIDVNLNGTFWCCREFGKHMLKAQSGAIVNVGSMSGFIVNKPQEQCFYNASKAGVHHLTKSLAAEWGARGIRVNAVAPTYIETPLNAFVKSNPKMYDAWIGGTPMARMGQVEEIASVVLFLSSEAASLMTGSIVLVDGGYTCW; the protein is encoded by the coding sequence ATGTACCTGGAAAAATTCAAGCTGGACGGCAAGACCGCGTTCATCACCGGCGGCGGGCAGGGCATTGGGCTGGCCTGCGCCGAGGCGCTCGCCGAAGCCGGCGCCAGGGTCGTCATCGGCGACCGCGACAGCAAGGTCGCGGACAGCGCCAAGGCCAGCCTGAAAGCCAAGGGGTTCGACGCCGAGACCGCGATCATGGACGTGACCGATACCAGGCGCGTCGCCGAGGTCGCCAATGACCTCGTCGCCCGCCACGGCAAGGTCGACATCCTCGTCAACAATGCCGGCATCGCCCGCAGCGAGACGCCGGCGGAGACCGTGACCGACGAGCATTGGCTCAACGTCATCGACGTCAACCTCAACGGCACCTTCTGGTGCTGCCGCGAGTTCGGCAAGCACATGCTGAAGGCGCAAAGCGGCGCCATCGTCAATGTGGGCTCGATGTCCGGCTTCATCGTCAACAAGCCGCAGGAGCAGTGCTTCTACAATGCGTCGAAGGCCGGTGTGCACCATCTGACCAAGTCGCTCGCGGCGGAATGGGGCGCGCGCGGCATCCGCGTCAACGCGGTGGCGCCGACCTATATCGAGACGCCGCTCAACGCCTTCGTGAAGAGCAATCCCAAAATGTACGACGCCTGGATCGGCGGAACCCCGATGGCGCGGATGGGGCAGGTCGAGGAGATCGCCTCCGTCGTGCTGTTCCTCTCCTCGGAAGCCGCGAGCCTGATGACCGGCAGCATCGTGCTGGTGGATGGCGGCTACACTTGCTGGTAG
- a CDS encoding FGGY-family carbohydrate kinase: MPRAYIGVDVGTTSTRAGVFDEAGTLLATARHPIRIWHEAGDIVEQSSRDIWEACAKSVRAAMAEAAIAPDSVGGIGFDATCSLVVLDRQGGPLTVSASGEAQRNVIVWMDHRATAEARLINETEDAVLRYVGGSISPEMEMPKLLWLKRHLRASFDAAGHFFDLADYLTWRATGSLQRSTCTVTCKWNYLAHDGGGWSAQFFKRIGLSDFVSEKYARIGTEIVAPGTRLGAGLTRTAAAELGLSPGTPVGASLIDAHAGGIGAIGGRDGSGGTTDVSDRLAYIMGTSACIMATTKEPCFVPGVWGPYYSGMVPDFWLNEGGQSAAGAAIDHLLKSHPGFAEASAAARNKGLDLIDFLERRIIARAGDASRAALLARDVHVLPEFIGNRSPYADPDTRAVIAGLDLDTDVASMERLFVAGLCGLAYGLAEVIEAFAAHGVRSSIMIMGGGASRSPLVRQIMADTTGLTVALPQTREPVLLGAAMLGAVAGGACASIGETMAKMSALGRKSEPTAPDMAAFHARKREVYKLLREVDRGSRAAMRDIARG; encoded by the coding sequence ATGCCGCGAGCGTATATCGGCGTCGACGTGGGGACCACCAGCACGCGGGCAGGGGTGTTCGACGAGGCCGGCACGCTGCTGGCGACGGCGCGGCACCCGATCAGGATCTGGCATGAGGCCGGCGATATCGTCGAGCAGTCATCCCGGGACATCTGGGAGGCCTGCGCAAAATCCGTGCGGGCGGCGATGGCGGAAGCTGCCATTGCGCCCGACAGCGTCGGCGGCATCGGCTTCGACGCCACCTGTTCCCTCGTGGTGCTCGACCGCCAGGGCGGGCCGCTCACCGTCAGCGCCTCAGGCGAGGCGCAGCGCAACGTCATCGTCTGGATGGACCATCGCGCCACCGCCGAGGCGCGGCTGATCAACGAGACCGAGGATGCGGTGCTGCGCTATGTCGGCGGCTCGATCTCGCCCGAGATGGAGATGCCAAAACTGTTGTGGCTGAAGCGCCATCTGCGCGCGAGCTTCGATGCCGCAGGCCACTTCTTCGATCTGGCAGACTACCTGACCTGGCGCGCGACCGGCTCGCTGCAACGCTCGACCTGTACCGTCACCTGCAAGTGGAACTATCTCGCCCATGACGGTGGCGGCTGGAGCGCGCAATTCTTCAAGCGCATCGGGCTGTCCGACTTCGTCAGCGAGAAATACGCCCGCATCGGCACCGAGATCGTCGCGCCGGGCACCCGGCTCGGCGCAGGCCTCACCCGCACGGCCGCCGCTGAGCTCGGCCTGTCGCCAGGAACGCCGGTCGGCGCATCCCTGATCGACGCGCATGCCGGCGGCATCGGCGCGATCGGCGGTCGCGACGGCTCGGGCGGAACGACCGATGTCAGCGACCGCCTCGCCTACATCATGGGAACGTCGGCCTGCATCATGGCGACGACGAAGGAGCCGTGCTTCGTGCCGGGCGTGTGGGGGCCTTATTATTCCGGCATGGTGCCGGACTTCTGGCTCAACGAGGGCGGGCAGTCGGCGGCGGGCGCGGCGATCGACCATCTCCTCAAATCGCATCCGGGCTTTGCCGAGGCGAGCGCGGCTGCGCGCAACAAGGGCCTCGACCTCATCGACTTCCTCGAGCGCCGCATCATCGCGCGCGCCGGTGATGCCAGCCGCGCCGCGCTGCTCGCCCGCGATGTCCACGTCCTGCCCGAATTCATCGGCAACCGCTCGCCTTACGCCGACCCCGATACGCGCGCGGTGATCGCGGGCCTCGATCTCGACACCGATGTCGCTTCTATGGAGCGGCTGTTCGTCGCCGGCCTTTGCGGGCTCGCTTACGGGCTTGCCGAGGTGATCGAGGCCTTTGCCGCGCATGGCGTCCGCTCCAGCATCATGATCATGGGCGGCGGCGCCAGCCGCAGTCCGCTGGTGCGCCAGATCATGGCCGACACCACAGGCCTCACCGTCGCGCTGCCGCAGACCAGGGAGCCGGTGCTGCTCGGCGCCGCGATGCTCGGGGCGGTGGCTGGCGGCGCCTGTGCCTCGATCGGCGAGACCATGGCAAAGATGTCGGCGCTGGGACGCAAGAGCGAGCCGACCGCGCCTGATATGGCCGCGTTTCACGCCCGCAAGCGCGAGGTGTACAAGTTGCTGCGCGAGGTCGATCGCGGCAGCCGTGCCGCGATGCGCGACATCGCCAGAGGTTGA
- a CDS encoding carbohydrate kinase family protein, whose protein sequence is MLIASGDALIDFVPTRNADGREAVMPAVGGSCLNVAIGMARLGAPTGFVGGISTDLFGQMIADHATASHVELGLATRSDHQTTLAFVRIVAGESHYAFYDAETATRNWTYRRGSVAFDTVEVLHVGSTTLVNDEGAAETKALIADARMSSTISFDPNCRPNLVRDKPAYLARMAEFAQSADLIKMSDVDFAYLFGDEPYQQRASTLLGQGTSLVVVTRGNNGAIAWHAGAGRIEVQAPRVEVADTIGAGDSFQAALLFALHKQGRLARQQLKVINADELRRALSFAANCAGLTCTRPGADPPWSHEITWSP, encoded by the coding sequence ATGCTGATTGCTAGCGGCGATGCGCTGATCGATTTCGTGCCGACGCGAAACGCCGACGGACGCGAGGCGGTGATGCCCGCGGTCGGCGGCTCCTGCCTCAACGTCGCGATCGGCATGGCGCGGCTGGGCGCGCCGACCGGCTTCGTCGGCGGCATCTCCACCGACCTGTTCGGACAGATGATCGCAGACCACGCAACCGCCTCGCATGTCGAACTCGGCCTTGCCACCCGCAGCGATCACCAGACCACGCTGGCTTTCGTGCGCATCGTCGCGGGCGAGTCGCATTACGCCTTCTACGACGCCGAGACGGCGACCCGGAACTGGACCTACCGGCGCGGGTCCGTTGCCTTCGATACGGTCGAAGTCCTCCATGTCGGCTCGACCACGCTGGTCAACGACGAGGGCGCCGCCGAAACGAAAGCGCTGATCGCGGACGCGCGGATGTCGTCCACGATCTCGTTCGATCCGAACTGCCGCCCCAACCTCGTCAGGGACAAGCCGGCTTATCTCGCGCGCATGGCCGAGTTCGCGCAAAGCGCCGATCTCATCAAGATGTCGGACGTCGACTTCGCCTATCTCTTCGGCGACGAGCCCTATCAACAGCGCGCGAGCACGCTGCTCGGGCAGGGCACGAGCCTCGTCGTCGTCACCCGTGGCAACAACGGCGCGATCGCGTGGCACGCGGGAGCAGGGCGGATCGAGGTGCAAGCACCCAGGGTCGAGGTCGCCGACACCATCGGCGCCGGCGATAGTTTTCAGGCGGCGCTGCTGTTCGCCCTGCACAAGCAGGGACGTCTGGCGCGGCAGCAGCTGAAAGTCATCAATGCCGACGAGCTCCGCCGCGCGCTGTCCTTTGCCGCCAATTGCGCCGGCCTGACCTGCACCCGCCCGGGCGCCGATCCGCCCTGGAGCCACGAGATCACCTGGAGCCCGTAG
- a CDS encoding LysR family transcriptional regulator, with product MDLRRLRYFVAVAEARSVGKAAERLRMAQPPLSVQIRKLEAEIGAPLFRRGTRGMDLTEAGQALLVRASEALALASDGIEAARAVASGKRGRLSVGYMFVLANAILPRLIPELRRSVPGVDLDFAELSASTREARVLDRSVTVALCMPAINHPEIQVARIGAQRFMLAMPTSSPLARLGSVPMARLHGRPLIALPHPDHGPASSAVVPLLRRHQVVMPIASRVETVHSAMSLVLAGEGLAILPACAQLGAPRGIVFRPLRDATDSLDIAVCWRRDSQSPLIGTFIKCAEKAVARM from the coding sequence ATGGATCTTCGTCGGCTCCGCTATTTCGTCGCCGTCGCCGAGGCACGCAGCGTCGGCAAGGCCGCCGAGCGGCTGCGCATGGCGCAGCCGCCGCTCTCGGTCCAGATCCGCAAGCTGGAGGCCGAGATCGGCGCGCCGCTGTTCCGCCGCGGCACCCGCGGCATGGACCTGACCGAGGCGGGCCAGGCGCTGCTGGTGCGCGCCAGCGAGGCGCTGGCGCTGGCGTCCGACGGCATCGAGGCCGCCCGCGCGGTCGCATCCGGCAAGCGCGGGCGGCTGTCGGTCGGCTACATGTTCGTGCTGGCCAATGCGATCCTGCCGCGGCTGATCCCCGAGCTGCGCCGCTCGGTTCCCGGTGTCGACCTCGACTTCGCCGAGCTCAGCGCATCGACGCGCGAGGCGCGGGTGCTCGATCGCAGCGTCACGGTCGCGCTGTGCATGCCGGCCATCAACCATCCCGAGATCCAGGTGGCGCGGATCGGTGCACAGCGCTTCATGCTGGCGATGCCGACCAGCTCGCCGCTCGCCCGCCTGGGCTCCGTGCCGATGGCCCGGTTGCACGGACGTCCGCTGATCGCGCTGCCGCATCCGGACCATGGTCCCGCATCGTCCGCCGTGGTCCCCCTGCTGCGCCGGCACCAGGTGGTGATGCCGATCGCGAGCCGCGTGGAGACGGTGCATTCGGCGATGAGCCTGGTGCTGGCGGGCGAAGGCCTCGCGATCCTGCCGGCCTGCGCGCAGCTCGGCGCCCCGCGCGGCATCGTGTTCAGGCCGCTCCGCGATGCCACCGACTCCCTCGACATCGCGGTGTGCTGGCGGCGGGATTCGCAGAGCCCGCTGATCGGAACCTTCATCAAATGCGCCGAGAAGGCCGTCGCGCGGATGTGA